A DNA window from Rhinolophus sinicus isolate RSC01 linkage group LG10, ASM3656204v1, whole genome shotgun sequence contains the following coding sequences:
- the CCNG1 gene encoding cyclin-G1 → MIEVLTTTDSQNLLHQLNALLEQEWKCQPKVSGLRLIESAHDNGLRMTARLRDFEVKDLLSLTQFFGFDTETFSLAVNLLDRFLSKMKVQPKHLGCVGLSCFYLAVKSVEEERKVPLATDLIRISQYRFTVSDLMRMEKIVLEKVCWKVKATTAFQFLQLYYHSLIQETLPFERRNSLNFERLEAQLKACHCRIIFSKAKPSVLALSIIGLEIQAQKCAELTERVGCLQKHSKINGRDLTFWQELVSKCLTEYSSNKCSKPNVQKLKWIVSGRTARQLKHSYYRISHLPTILETVP, encoded by the exons atgatagagGTACTGACAACAACTGACTCTCAGAATCTGCTACACCAGCTGAATGCCCTGTTGGAACAGGAATGGAAATGTCAGCCAAAGGTCTCCGGCTTGAGACTCATTGAATCTGCACATGATAATGGCCTCAGAATGACAGCAAGGCTAAGGGACTTTGAAGTAAAAGATCTTCTTAGTCTAACTCAGTTCTTTGGCTTCGATACGGAAACATTTTCTCTAGCTGTGAATTTACTGGACAGATTCCTGTCCAAAATGAAG GTACAGCCCAAGCACCTTGGGTGTGTTGGACTGAGCTGCTTCTACTTGGCTGTAAAATCAgttgaagaagaaaggaaagtccCGTTGGCAACTGACTTGATCCGAATAAGCCAGTATAGGTTCACAGTTTCAGACTTGATGAGGATGGAAAAGATTGTGTTGGAGAAGGTGTGTTGGAAAGTCAAAGCTACTACTGCCTTTCAGTTTCTGCAACTCTAttatcattcactcattcaagaGACCTTGCCATTTGAAAG gaggaaTAGCCTTAATTTTGAAAGACTGGAAGCTCAACTGAAGGCATGCCATTGCAGGATCATATTTTCTAAAGCAAAG CCTTCTGTGTTGGCATTGTCTATCATTGGATTGGAGATTCAAGCACAGAAGTGTGCAGAATTAACCGAAAGAGTAGGATGTCTTCAGAAACATAGCAAG ATAAATGGCAGAGATTTGACCTTCTGGCAAGAGCTTGTATCCAAGTGTTTAACTGAATATTCGTCAAACAAGTGTTCCAAACCAAATGTTCAGAAGTTGAAATGGATTGTTTCTGGGCGTACTGCACGGCAGTTGAAGCATAGTTACTACAGAATATCCCACCTTCCAACAATTCTTGAAACGGTCCCTTAA
- the NUDCD2 gene encoding nudC domain-containing protein 2 isoform X2: MSAPFEERSGVVPCGTPWGQWYQTLEEVFIEVQVPPGTRAQDIQCGLQSRHVALAGKLFDSTIADEGTWTLEDRKMVRIVLTKTKRDAANCWTSLLESEYAADPWVQDQMQRKLTLERFQKENPGFDFSGAEISGNYTKGGPDFSNLEK, from the exons ATGTCGGCCCCGTTTGAGGAACGCAGTGGGGTAGTTCCGTGCGGGACGCCGTGGGGCCAGTGGTACCAGACTTTGGAGGAAGTGTTCATTGAAGTTCAGGTGCCGCCAGGCACTCGCGCCCAGGATATCCAGTGCGGCCTGCAGAGCCGGCATGTGGCGCTGGCG ggCAAACTCTTTGATTCTACAATAGCTGATGAGGGAACGTGGACTTTGG aggACAGAAAAATGGTTCGTATTGTTCttacaaagacaaagagagatgcAGCAAATTGTTGGACTTCTCTTCTAGAATCTGAATACGCAGCTGATCCTTGGGTGCAAGACCAAATGCAGAGAAAACTTACGTTAGAGAGATTCCAGAAAGAA AATCCTGGTTTTGACTTCAGTGGAGCAGAAATCTCAGGAAACTACACTAAAGGTGGACCAGATTTCtcaaatcttgagaaataa
- the NUDCD2 gene encoding nudC domain-containing protein 2 isoform X1, with product MSAPFEERSGVVPCGTPWGQWYQTLEEVFIEVQVPPGTRAQDIQCGLQSRHVALAVGGREILKGKLFDSTIADEGTWTLEDRKMVRIVLTKTKRDAANCWTSLLESEYAADPWVQDQMQRKLTLERFQKENPGFDFSGAEISGNYTKGGPDFSNLEK from the exons ATGTCGGCCCCGTTTGAGGAACGCAGTGGGGTAGTTCCGTGCGGGACGCCGTGGGGCCAGTGGTACCAGACTTTGGAGGAAGTGTTCATTGAAGTTCAGGTGCCGCCAGGCACTCGCGCCCAGGATATCCAGTGCGGCCTGCAGAGCCGGCATGTGGCGCTGGCGGTGGGTGGCCGTGAGATCCTCAAG ggCAAACTCTTTGATTCTACAATAGCTGATGAGGGAACGTGGACTTTGG aggACAGAAAAATGGTTCGTATTGTTCttacaaagacaaagagagatgcAGCAAATTGTTGGACTTCTCTTCTAGAATCTGAATACGCAGCTGATCCTTGGGTGCAAGACCAAATGCAGAGAAAACTTACGTTAGAGAGATTCCAGAAAGAA AATCCTGGTTTTGACTTCAGTGGAGCAGAAATCTCAGGAAACTACACTAAAGGTGGACCAGATTTCtcaaatcttgagaaataa